Proteins from a genomic interval of Salvelinus sp. IW2-2015 linkage group LG14, ASM291031v2, whole genome shotgun sequence:
- the LOC111972994 gene encoding crystallin J1B-like: protein MMASTVAERAIGAIIGAAVADAAAQPMHWIYNPERLKEVLSDLEPCPEFRPQSANPFYRRETGEQTCYGDQAYVLLESLSQCGDVNVEDLTKRIYKFFGPDTVYDLPLNNPYRQKNGPKAVLPIDGPWRNASLKAFMRNVDAGKEKTGCDVDCQMDGVTKMAPVVAMFAGMPEMLEKVETAIRVTQNNDMCVAMTLAAARFLEHFILNGSDPNALDSVLAQLNNPNRNNPQDLDRAVIAQICQVKDNLAKHSPELIPAVFTNTUALPGAFQGALHGVLTLSQLEEAVRGTMRRGGCTASRASFIGACFGAQTGLQGIPESWKNRTLKYPVLLGLAKKVVGSQQA, encoded by the exons ATG ATGGCTTCAACTGTGGCAGAGAGAGCCATAGGAGCAATCATTGGAGCAGCTGTGGCAGACGCAGCAG CCCAGCCCATGCATTGGATTTACAACCCAGAGCGACTGAAGGAGGTTCTGTCAGATCTGGAACCGTGTCCAGAGTTCCGCCCTCAGTCAGCTAACCCGTTCTACCGCAGAGAGACCGGAGAGCAGACGTGCTACGGAGACCAGGCCTACGTACTGCTAGAGTCActcagtcaatgtggag ATGTGAACGTGGAGGACTTGACCAAGCGCATCTACAAGTTCTTTGGCCCAGACACTGTGTATGATCTTCCTCTCAATAACCCATACAGACAAAAGAACG gtcctAAAGCTGTCCTCCCCATTGATGGCCCTTGGAGAAACGCAAGCCTCAAAGCCTTCATGAGGAACGTGGATGCAGGAAAAGAAAAGACAG GATGTGATGTGGACTGTCAGATGGACGGGGTCACCAAGATGGCTCCCGTTGTGGCGATGTTTGCTGGGATGCCGGAGATGTTGGAGAAGGTGGAGACAGCCATACGTGTAACCCAGAACAACGATATGTGTGTGGCCATGACACTGGCTGCAGCaag GTTCCTGGAGCATTTCATCCTGAATGGTTCTGACCCCAATGCTCTGGACTCAGTGTTGGCCCAGCTCAACAACCCAAACAGAAACAACCCTCAGGACCTGGACAGGGCTGTTATTG CACAAATCTGTCAGGTGAAGGACAACTTAGCCAAGCATTCCCCAGAGCTGATACCTGCTGTGTTCACTAACACATGAG CCTTGCCAGGTGCATTCCAGGGAGCGCTGCATGGGGTCCTGACACTGAGCCAGCTGGAGGAGGCAGTCAGGGGAACCATGCGCCGCGGGGGATGCACCGCCAGTAGGGCCTCATTCATAGGGGCCTGTTTTGGAGCACAG ACAGGTCTTCAGGGAATCCCAGAGTCTTGGAAGAACAGGACCCTCAAATATCCTGTGCTGCTGGGACTGGCTAAGAAAGTTGTAGGCTCACAGCAAGCCTAG